One Cryptomeria japonica chromosome 9, Sugi_1.0, whole genome shotgun sequence genomic window carries:
- the LOC131033005 gene encoding probable E3 ubiquitin-protein ligase RHY1A: MAGMLPGVEFARRRRFHQGGSGGSLIKQATRPISEFRAENRDDNKLNEVALEARERLEERLRASSSSPVNKRLDYITQRRVQSGYRNSHIEERSGINERNWHASTNIDTSQPRELVGLSKGFIDNLKREIYTPTRTKENPLLKLLPRTSEQVDCPICLDCFQLNQVIIHLPCRHKFHPNCLIPWLEKNNHCPYCRTKVLNKPS, translated from the exons ATGGCTGGCATGCTACCTGGAGTGGAGTTTGCACGCAGAAGGAGGTTTCATCAAGGAGGAAGCGGAGGATCTTTGATCAAACAAGCG ACAAGACCTATATCAGAGTTCCGAGCAGAGAATAGGGATGACAACAAACTTAATGAAGTTGCACTTGAAGCACGAGAGCGACTAGAAGAGAGATTAagggcatcatcatcatcaccagtaAACAAGAG GCTTGATTATATTACACAAAGGCGCGTACAATCAGGTTATCGAAATTCCCACATTGAAGAGCGCAGTGGCATTAATGAAAGAAATTGGCATGCTAGTACAAACATTGATACAAGCCAACCGAGAGAGCTGGTAGGCTTAAGTAAAGGCTTCATTGATAATCTCAAGAGAGAGATATATACCCCAACAAGGACAAAAGAAAACCCCTTGTTGAAGCTACTGCCAAGAACTTCAGAGCAAGTTGATTGCCCTATATGCTTGGATTGCTTTCAACTTAATCAGGTCATCATACATCTTCCTTGTCGGCATaagtttcatccaaattgcctaaTTCCATGGCTGGAGAAGAACAATCACTGCCCATACTGCAGGACTAAAGTTTTAAACAAACCATCCTGA